One window of the Flavobacteriales bacterium genome contains the following:
- a CDS encoding DUF2341 domain-containing protein — MQKLSFTRLKVVLLAVVGVILFSSNKVLSQPCYSGYQYRVPIIIDNSKNSSLSDFQLMITINSYSLITNGKMQSLGQDLRFLNSKGTYLPFWIEDNTINTSTTNVWIRVDTLHNYTNDTIYMYYGNSTASAASNSQTTFQLMDDFNGSSLSGSWSSCGSGSASVTGGKLNLSSTGGSIAIKSSTGFTGSLLVELLGVNYASGNLIAGQINTSDYGYGILHNGSTVQMNTLAPNSGCYAWSGFGSTNSTSIGSKLSFVWSGSTQIANWSTSGMTTTNSTNSSTTYQRGFVSLSGSAGSVQIDQIRIRKYAVNTPSYSISNEQNMNYTISATYSTPLCEGGNLFLQVNSITGAKYSWTGPNGFTSKLQNPQITGVKQTDGGRYDLTVEIPNGCASKSSSVNVNVSAKAVGGTISGTQTVCPNSNAGQLSLSGHTGNVQRWDSAHSSTGPWYPIKNTGLNQAYLNLSATTYYRAIVANGNCSVDSSSIATITVTPPSDGGYIDGAATVCASANSGIVTVKSYVGNILRWQSSLNGNLWTDIVNKGANHSYNNLAQSTHFRAVVQNGNCDVAFSTPALITVDQPTLGGYVDGSASVCSGSNSGWLVLKNYRGSVLSWEYSLTGSTIWYAVSNTTDSLKYQNITLSTQYRAVLKNNTCNVEVSTPATLAIVGQSASGTLSGGKEVCASGNSGVMNLANYTGKIVKWQYNTPNATWTDISHTADVYYFSSLSDTTNYRVIVANGSCQADTSNVQTILVNPVSNGGYIDGDDLICVSSGKASIELKSWVGDIEDWQTSTSGYAPWISTNKTSSTITLDTIKANCYVRAIVKSGVCQSQNSTIYKITVSSLSDAGKISNDINLCKGSNYGVIKISNYSGDVVKWQTSTSTTGGWSDVFRNTDRYDVQNIDTSEYVRAIVQNGVCPSDTSDVAAIIVHEYSDGGNIFGDTIFCSSTNNGIVTLANITGVVNHWEYSTNLGGKWAQINSTSDSLTFNNVAGTTQYRAVIKNGACQSVYSPIATITIQSASNAGVLTADQSEVCEGSNFGNIILDKYLGQIKGWQIYKTGTGWIDDNYTTAQRSYTNLNETTRYRVVVQNSICAVDTSNEVEIKVSLNTLSGKISGVAEVCKDGGITTLKINGQTGQVLDWETTENLYYNWTSLGSDTLNLPVSNNATSAYYRAIIKSGVCNLVHTEPFQVTSFEKSDAGTLMGGRELCNGQNEGYLELTNYTGKIVDWQIDTSSTWKPLGFTGELYWYENLGKNTHYRAIVKNGVCPADTGNLVQMTINPLPKLDFVTKNLCHNQVASFVDMSTISSGKIAKRNWQVSDGFIGRDSAFSKLFTTPGIYTVFLTATTDKGCVETLEKSIVVGETPVAFFSLENGVSLNAACLGVSTKFVDNTNYSSKSELDYFWDFGNGKTSTAQTPSNYYDTAGHYPVTLITTTRQGCSDTFTYNLEILKQNPPQVKNSSVQASVGVGMQLQASGSEKYKWYPAQFLDDPTSAKPVATVTQNTLFVVEGTDYYGCKSIDSVWVYVTEDFLVFPNNVITPDRNNQNDYWIVNNIENYPENKVSVFDRWGREVFSTKHYQNDWDGTNKKGQYLMDGTYYYVIEFDNSDKVYKGAITVVNNQ, encoded by the coding sequence ATGCAAAAATTATCTTTTACCCGCTTAAAGGTAGTTCTGTTGGCTGTTGTGGGAGTTATTTTGTTCAGCTCAAACAAAGTTCTTTCACAGCCCTGTTACTCAGGTTATCAGTACAGAGTACCAATTATTATAGACAACAGTAAAAATTCATCCCTCTCCGATTTTCAATTAATGATAACCATCAACAGTTATTCATTAATTACAAATGGTAAGATGCAAAGTTTAGGTCAGGATTTAAGATTCTTGAACAGTAAGGGCACGTATTTACCGTTTTGGATTGAAGATAATACGATTAATACCTCCACAACCAATGTTTGGATAAGGGTAGATACATTGCATAATTACACCAACGATACAATTTATATGTATTATGGTAATTCGACTGCATCCGCAGCGAGCAATTCACAAACCACTTTTCAGTTGATGGATGATTTTAATGGCTCCTCTCTTTCTGGTTCGTGGTCGAGCTGCGGAAGTGGAAGTGCCTCTGTAACCGGAGGAAAATTAAACCTATCTTCAACTGGCGGGAGTATTGCCATAAAATCTTCAACAGGTTTTACCGGCTCTCTTTTGGTGGAATTGTTGGGCGTAAACTATGCCTCCGGAAATTTAATTGCGGGCCAAATAAACACCTCAGATTATGGCTACGGGATTTTGCACAACGGTAGTACAGTGCAGATGAACACTCTTGCACCCAATTCGGGTTGTTATGCATGGTCAGGTTTTGGCTCTACAAACTCCACAAGTATTGGTTCAAAACTGAGCTTTGTTTGGAGCGGAAGCACTCAAATTGCAAATTGGAGTACTTCAGGAATGACAACTACAAATTCAACCAACAGCAGTACAACATACCAACGCGGTTTTGTTAGTCTAAGCGGCTCTGCGGGTTCTGTGCAAATTGATCAAATTAGGATTAGGAAATATGCAGTGAACACACCAAGCTATTCCATTAGCAATGAGCAAAACATGAACTACACCATTAGTGCTACCTATTCTACACCTCTTTGCGAGGGAGGGAACTTGTTTCTTCAAGTAAACAGCATTACCGGTGCAAAATATAGTTGGACGGGGCCTAATGGATTTACGTCCAAACTACAAAACCCACAAATTACAGGTGTAAAACAAACCGATGGCGGGCGATATGATTTAACCGTTGAAATACCGAATGGGTGTGCCAGCAAATCATCATCAGTTAACGTAAACGTATCCGCTAAAGCAGTGGGTGGAACGATAAGCGGAACACAAACGGTATGCCCCAATTCAAATGCAGGACAGCTTTCATTAAGCGGTCATACGGGTAACGTGCAGCGTTGGGATTCGGCTCATTCATCTACCGGCCCATGGTATCCTATAAAGAATACAGGATTAAACCAAGCATACCTTAATTTAAGTGCAACGACCTATTATAGAGCCATAGTTGCCAACGGAAATTGTTCTGTGGATAGTTCGTCTATTGCCACCATTACCGTGACACCTCCTTCTGATGGCGGTTATATTGATGGAGCCGCAACGGTGTGTGCCTCCGCCAATTCAGGTATTGTTACAGTAAAAAGCTATGTTGGCAATATTTTGAGATGGCAAAGTAGCTTAAACGGAAATTTGTGGACGGATATAGTTAATAAAGGAGCAAACCATAGCTACAACAACCTTGCACAATCTACCCATTTTAGAGCTGTTGTTCAAAACGGCAATTGTGATGTGGCCTTTTCTACGCCCGCACTTATTACGGTTGATCAACCTACATTAGGCGGATATGTTGACGGCAGTGCCTCCGTTTGTAGTGGTAGCAACAGTGGCTGGTTGGTGCTAAAAAATTATCGAGGTAGTGTACTTTCTTGGGAGTATTCTTTAACCGGTTCTACTATATGGTATGCGGTTTCTAACACAACCGACAGCTTAAAATATCAAAACATAACCCTTTCAACTCAATACAGAGCGGTGTTAAAAAACAACACGTGCAACGTAGAAGTTTCTACACCCGCCACATTGGCTATTGTTGGTCAGTCGGCATCCGGCACCCTAAGTGGTGGAAAAGAAGTGTGTGCATCTGGAAATTCAGGAGTTATGAATTTGGCCAACTACACCGGAAAAATTGTTAAATGGCAATATAACACGCCCAATGCAACATGGACAGATATTTCGCATACTGCCGATGTGTATTATTTTTCAAGTCTTTCAGACACTACAAATTATAGGGTAATTGTAGCCAACGGAAGTTGCCAGGCAGATACCTCAAACGTTCAAACCATTCTTGTAAATCCAGTTTCGAACGGAGGTTACATTGATGGCGATGATTTGATATGTGTGAGCAGTGGCAAAGCCTCGATTGAACTAAAATCGTGGGTGGGTGATATTGAAGATTGGCAAACATCTACCAGCGGTTATGCACCCTGGATTTCAACAAACAAAACTTCTTCTACCATCACCCTTGATACTATTAAAGCCAACTGCTATGTGCGGGCAATAGTGAAAAGCGGGGTTTGCCAGAGCCAAAATTCAACCATTTACAAAATTACCGTAAGCTCTTTGAGCGATGCAGGAAAAATTTCTAACGATATAAACCTATGTAAAGGCAGCAATTACGGAGTAATAAAAATAAGCAACTACAGCGGAGATGTTGTAAAATGGCAAACCAGCACATCTACTACTGGTGGATGGTCGGATGTATTTAGAAATACAGACCGATATGATGTGCAGAATATCGACACAAGCGAATATGTGAGAGCCATAGTTCAAAACGGAGTATGTCCATCCGACACAAGTGATGTAGCCGCCATTATTGTTCATGAATATAGCGATGGTGGAAATATTTTTGGTGACACCATATTCTGTTCATCCACAAACAATGGAATTGTAACCCTTGCCAACATTACCGGGGTAGTAAACCATTGGGAGTATAGCACCAATTTGGGTGGAAAATGGGCTCAAATAAACAGCACATCGGACAGTCTAACATTCAACAACGTTGCGGGTACAACGCAGTATAGAGCTGTCATAAAAAATGGTGCCTGCCAATCAGTTTATTCACCCATAGCTACAATAACAATTCAAAGTGCTTCCAATGCCGGTGTGCTTACCGCCGACCAATCGGAAGTGTGTGAGGGTTCTAACTTTGGAAACATCATTTTGGATAAATATTTGGGTCAAATAAAAGGATGGCAGATTTATAAAACTGGCACAGGATGGATTGATGATAACTATACTACCGCTCAGAGAAGTTACACTAACTTAAACGAAACAACGCGTTATAGAGTGGTTGTTCAAAACAGCATTTGTGCCGTGGATACTTCAAACGAAGTGGAAATTAAAGTTTCATTGAACACCTTATCAGGCAAAATATCGGGCGTTGCAGAAGTTTGTAAAGATGGTGGTATAACCACGCTTAAAATAAACGGACAAACCGGCCAAGTACTTGATTGGGAAACAACGGAAAATCTATACTACAATTGGACTTCGTTGGGAAGCGATACTTTAAATTTACCTGTTTCAAACAATGCCACATCTGCCTACTACCGAGCAATAATTAAAAGCGGCGTTTGCAACCTTGTACATACCGAACCATTTCAGGTTACCTCATTCGAAAAGTCGGATGCCGGAACATTAATGGGAGGCCGAGAGCTGTGCAATGGGCAAAATGAGGGCTACTTGGAACTTACCAATTATACCGGAAAAATTGTTGATTGGCAAATCGATACTTCGTCAACTTGGAAGCCACTCGGATTTACTGGAGAATTGTATTGGTACGAAAACTTGGGCAAAAACACACACTATAGAGCCATTGTAAAAAATGGCGTTTGCCCTGCTGATACAGGCAATTTGGTTCAAATGACTATTAACCCATTGCCAAAATTAGATTTTGTTACCAAAAATTTGTGCCACAATCAAGTCGCTTCCTTTGTGGATATGAGCACTATTTCGAGTGGCAAAATAGCAAAAAGAAATTGGCAGGTTTCGGATGGTTTTATCGGTAGAGATTCAGCTTTCAGCAAACTGTTTACCACACCCGGAATTTACACTGTTTTCTTAACTGCCACCACCGACAAGGGTTGTGTGGAAACGCTTGAAAAAAGCATTGTAGTGGGCGAAACTCCAGTAGCGTTCTTCTCATTAGAAAACGGGGTAAGCCTAAATGCTGCATGTTTAGGAGTAAGCACCAAATTTGTTGACAATACAAATTATTCTTCAAAATCAGAATTAGATTATTTCTGGGATTTTGGCAACGGAAAAACCTCAACTGCCCAAACTCCTTCTAATTATTATGACACCGCGGGACACTATCCTGTTACGTTGATAACTACTACCCGTCAGGGCTGTTCAGACACTTTTACCTATAACTTAGAAATCTTGAAACAAAATCCTCCGCAAGTTAAAAACAGCAGCGTGCAAGCCAGCGTAGGTGTAGGTATGCAGCTACAAGCCAGCGGAAGCGAAAAATACAAGTGGTATCCAGCCCAATTCTTGGATGACCCCACTAGTGCAAAACCTGTTGCCACCGTTACCCAAAACAC